One window of the Chthoniobacterales bacterium genome contains the following:
- the murI gene encoding glutamate racemase produces the protein MELPDLPAAVDEPAAHPSAGPIGVFDSGIGGLTVVAALQKLLPAEKIFYIGDTARVPYGGKSRSTIERYSVEIAGLLLAEQAKLIVVACNTASALGVPRLKKILNLPVQGVIDPGAAAAVRSTRNGRIGVIGTRATIASRAYEQAIHALSPDAEVFAEPCPVLVPLIEEAWFDDPITDQVLHRYLAPLLDEGIDTLVLGCTHYPLLRAAIGRVAGEGVTLVDSAHNCALAVNDILHERGLAAPELQLGSLQVALTDATEGFLRVAEEALELEIGDVKLRAVQAAA, from the coding sequence ATGGAGTTACCTGATTTGCCGGCGGCCGTGGATGAGCCGGCTGCGCATCCGTCCGCGGGGCCGATTGGCGTTTTCGATTCCGGCATCGGCGGGCTCACGGTGGTCGCCGCCCTGCAGAAGCTGCTCCCGGCGGAAAAAATTTTCTACATTGGCGACACGGCGCGGGTGCCCTACGGCGGCAAGAGTCGCAGCACGATCGAGCGTTACAGCGTGGAGATCGCCGGGCTGCTGCTCGCCGAGCAGGCGAAGCTCATCGTCGTCGCGTGCAACACGGCCTCGGCGCTCGGCGTGCCGCGCCTCAAGAAAATCCTCAACCTGCCGGTGCAGGGCGTGATCGATCCCGGCGCCGCCGCGGCGGTGCGGTCCACGCGGAATGGTCGTATCGGCGTGATCGGCACGCGGGCGACCATCGCGAGCCGCGCCTACGAGCAGGCGATCCACGCGCTCTCGCCGGATGCCGAGGTGTTCGCGGAGCCTTGCCCCGTGCTCGTGCCGCTCATCGAGGAGGCGTGGTTCGACGACCCGATCACGGATCAGGTTCTCCATCGCTATCTCGCGCCGCTGCTGGACGAGGGGATCGACACGCTCGTGCTCGGCTGCACGCATTATCCCTTGCTGCGCGCGGCGATCGGGCGCGTGGCGGGCGAGGGCGTGACGTTGGTGGACTCGGCGCACAATTGCGCGCTCGCGGTGAACGACATCCTGCACGAGCGGGGCCTGGCCGCCCCGGAGCTTCAGCTCGGCAGTCTGCAGGTGGCGCTCACCGACGCGACGGAGGGCTTCCTTCGCGTGGCCGAGGAGGCGCTCGAGCTCGAGATCGGCGACGTCAAATTGCGCGCGGTGCAGGCGGCGGCGTAG
- the treS gene encoding maltose alpha-D-glucosyltransferase produces the protein MSKQAIPVAGDPLWFKDAVIYETHVKTFADSDGDGIGDFRGLISKLDYLQDLGVTAIWVLPFYPSPLKDDGYDIADYFSVNPSYGTLKDFRDFLREAHKRDLRVITELVLNHTSDQNAWFQASRRAAPGTREREMYVWSDTPDRYTDARIIFQDFETSNWSWDPVARAYYWHRFYSHQPDLNFESEFVHRQLFKVIDFWLGMGVDGLRLDAVPYLYEAEGTNCENLPRTHEFLRKLRAHIDAKFSDRMLLAEANQWPEDAVAYFGQSKDGAPVGDECHMCFHFPVMPRMFMALQMEDRFPIIDILEQTPAIPETCQWGMFLRNHDELTLEMVTDEERDYMYRVYATDARARINLGIRRRLSPLLNNSRRKIELINILLLSLPGTPILYYGDEIGMGDNIFLGDRNGVRTPMQWSPDRNAGFSSANPQQLFLPVTIDPEYHYEAVNVDNQERNVSSLLWWTRRTIAMRQRFRAFGRGTIEFLFPDNAKVLAFFRKYEGEVILVVVNLSRYSQVVELDLSAYAGHTPTELFSQNKFPIVKDAPYLLTLGPHGHYWLQLEQLADVTNMPEKRPTPAFAGRFTWKELLSPEGRRLLERDVLPAYVVNCRWFGGKALARRDMKLADIIHVDTEGCDARILLIDVNYVEGSHETYVLPIAIAEGDAAHALRQDHPQAIIAQFQDDGHATILFDALYEPNFRAALLAMMTRGLSPRGQAGELAGLASKPLRRRVESGEPMSSIILRAEQSNTSAIFGGEWFLKLYRRLEEGLNPDVEVTRFLTERAGFPSVPPFAGAVAYEEPGKPPRMLCMTQALVQNQGDAWSLTLNVVGQYLERVLTEKPPLPSVALSPLSEIMAPHPFPPEFVHVLGTAYPDRVRQLAQRTAEMHIALASERTDPAFKPEPFSALYQRSVYQSMRNGLRRTFQLLAKRQRSAPTDEVGAMLARESEILGRMARIVGRKIVMDKIRIHGDYHLGQVLDTGRDFVIIDFEGEPARPISERRLKRSALRDVAGMLRSFHYAAYTALAQQITVRDIDIPTAAPWADLWYEFISRTFLQSYLATAGDTVFLPHNSEDLAVLLDAYLLDKAVYEVGYELNNRPDWLRVPLRGIARILEG, from the coding sequence ATGTCGAAACAAGCTATCCCGGTCGCTGGCGATCCGCTCTGGTTCAAGGACGCGGTCATTTACGAGACGCATGTGAAGACCTTCGCCGACAGCGACGGCGACGGCATCGGCGACTTCCGCGGGCTCATCAGCAAGCTCGATTACCTTCAGGATCTCGGCGTCACCGCGATCTGGGTGCTCCCGTTCTATCCCTCGCCGCTCAAGGACGACGGCTACGACATCGCGGATTACTTCAGCGTGAATCCCTCCTACGGCACGCTGAAGGATTTTCGCGATTTCCTGCGCGAGGCGCACAAACGCGACCTGCGCGTGATCACCGAGCTGGTGCTCAATCACACCTCGGACCAGAACGCGTGGTTCCAGGCCTCGCGCCGGGCGGCGCCGGGCACGCGCGAGCGCGAGATGTATGTGTGGAGCGACACGCCGGACCGCTACACCGACGCGCGCATCATTTTCCAGGACTTCGAGACGTCGAACTGGTCATGGGATCCCGTTGCCCGCGCCTACTACTGGCACCGGTTCTACTCCCACCAGCCGGATCTGAATTTCGAGAGCGAGTTCGTGCACCGGCAGCTTTTCAAGGTCATCGACTTCTGGCTCGGGATGGGCGTGGACGGTCTGCGGCTCGACGCCGTGCCGTATCTTTACGAGGCCGAGGGAACGAATTGCGAAAACCTGCCGCGCACGCACGAGTTCCTCCGCAAGCTCCGGGCGCACATCGACGCGAAGTTCAGCGACCGCATGCTGCTGGCCGAGGCGAACCAGTGGCCCGAGGACGCCGTCGCCTACTTCGGGCAATCCAAGGACGGGGCCCCCGTGGGCGACGAGTGCCACATGTGTTTTCACTTCCCGGTGATGCCGCGGATGTTCATGGCGCTGCAGATGGAGGATCGCTTCCCGATCATCGACATCCTCGAGCAGACGCCCGCGATTCCCGAGACCTGCCAGTGGGGGATGTTCCTGCGCAATCACGACGAGCTCACGCTCGAGATGGTCACCGACGAGGAGCGCGACTACATGTATCGCGTTTACGCGACCGATGCGCGGGCCCGCATCAATCTCGGCATTCGGCGCCGGCTCTCGCCGCTTCTGAACAACAGCCGCCGTAAGATCGAGCTCATCAACATCCTGCTCCTGTCGCTGCCGGGCACGCCGATCCTCTACTACGGCGACGAGATCGGCATGGGGGACAACATCTTCCTGGGCGACCGCAACGGCGTGCGCACGCCCATGCAATGGAGCCCCGATCGCAATGCCGGCTTCTCGTCCGCGAACCCGCAGCAGCTCTTCCTGCCCGTCACGATCGACCCGGAATATCACTACGAGGCCGTGAACGTGGACAACCAGGAGCGCAACGTCTCCTCGCTGCTGTGGTGGACGCGGCGCACCATCGCCATGCGGCAGCGCTTCCGGGCGTTCGGCCGCGGCACGATCGAGTTCCTGTTTCCCGACAACGCGAAGGTCCTCGCGTTCTTCCGCAAATACGAGGGCGAGGTCATCCTCGTGGTCGTCAATCTCTCGCGCTACTCGCAGGTCGTGGAGCTCGATCTCTCAGCCTACGCCGGCCACACGCCGACCGAGCTTTTCAGCCAGAACAAATTCCCGATCGTCAAGGACGCGCCCTATCTCCTCACGCTCGGGCCGCACGGCCATTACTGGCTGCAGCTCGAGCAGCTCGCCGACGTGACGAACATGCCGGAGAAGCGCCCGACGCCGGCTTTCGCGGGCCGCTTCACGTGGAAGGAGCTGCTCAGCCCGGAGGGGCGCCGCCTGCTCGAGCGCGACGTGCTGCCGGCCTACGTGGTGAATTGCCGCTGGTTCGGCGGGAAGGCCCTCGCCCGTCGCGACATGAAGCTCGCGGACATCATCCATGTCGACACCGAGGGCTGCGACGCCCGCATTCTTCTGATCGACGTGAATTACGTCGAGGGCAGCCACGAGACCTACGTGCTGCCGATCGCCATTGCCGAAGGGGACGCGGCCCACGCGTTGCGGCAGGACCATCCGCAGGCCATCATCGCGCAGTTCCAGGATGACGGCCACGCGACGATCCTCTTCGACGCTCTCTACGAGCCGAACTTCCGCGCCGCGCTCCTCGCCATGATGACCCGCGGCCTCTCGCCCAGGGGCCAGGCGGGCGAGCTCGCCGGCCTCGCGAGCAAGCCCCTGCGGCGCCGCGTCGAGTCTGGCGAGCCGATGTCCTCGATCATCCTGCGCGCCGAGCAGAGCAACACCTCCGCCATCTTCGGCGGCGAGTGGTTCCTCAAACTCTATCGCCGCCTCGAGGAGGGGCTGAATCCCGACGTCGAAGTCACCCGTTTTCTCACCGAGCGGGCAGGATTTCCGAGCGTGCCGCCGTTCGCCGGCGCCGTGGCCTACGAGGAGCCCGGTAAGCCCCCGCGGATGCTGTGCATGACGCAGGCGCTCGTGCAGAACCAGGGCGACGCGTGGTCTCTCACGCTCAACGTCGTCGGCCAGTATCTCGAACGCGTCCTCACGGAAAAGCCGCCGCTGCCCAGCGTCGCCCTCTCGCCGCTCTCGGAGATCATGGCGCCGCACCCGTTTCCGCCCGAGTTCGTCCACGTGCTCGGCACCGCGTATCCCGACCGCGTGCGCCAGCTCGCCCAGCGCACCGCCGAGATGCATATTGCCCTCGCGAGCGAGCGCACGGATCCCGCGTTCAAGCCCGAGCCCTTCAGCGCGCTCTACCAGCGCTCCGTCTATCAATCCATGCGCAACGGTCTGCGACGCACGTTCCAGCTCCTCGCGAAGAGGCAGCGTTCCGCGCCGACGGACGAGGTCGGCGCCATGCTCGCCCGCGAGTCCGAGATCCTCGGTCGCATGGCTCGGATCGTGGGCCGGAAAATCGTGATGGATAAGATTCGCATCCACGGCGACTACCACCTTGGGCAGGTGCTCGATACCGGCCGCGATTTCGTGATCATCGATTTCGAGGGCGAGCCCGCGCGCCCGATCAGCGAGCGTCGGTTGAAGCGTTCCGCCCTGCGGGACGTCGCCGGCATGCTGCGCTCGTTTCACTACGCCGCCTACACCGCCCTGGCGCAGCAGATTACCGTGCGCGACATCGACATCCCGACCGCCGCGCCGTGGGCCGACCTGTGGTATGAATTCATTAGTCGCACATTCCTGCAGAGCTACCTCGCCACGGCCGGCGACACGGTCTTCCTGCCGCACAACTCCGAGGATCTCGCCGTGCTGCTCGATGCCTACCTGCTCGACAAGGCCGTCTACGAGGTCGGCTACGAGTTGAACAATCGGCCGGACTGGTTGCGCGTCCCGCTCCGCGGCATCGCGCGCATCCTCGAGGGTTGA
- a CDS encoding response regulator transcription factor — MSATAPAAHRVLVIDDDRKLGRLIQEYLEPMGYTITLAVTGPEGLEQARGEAFDAILLDVMLPGLDGFELLRELRKTHDTPVLMLTARGEEADRIVGLEMGADDYLPKTFSSRELLARLRAVMRRGARRAAAEPAAELVVGALRLDLGTRVVVLDDHPLTLTPVEFDLLAALARTPGRIRTREQLLEEIRDRDYDVFDRSVDVHISALRKKLGDDPRDPRFIQTVRSAGYLLRRPA; from the coding sequence ATGTCCGCCACCGCCCCCGCCGCGCACCGCGTGCTCGTGATCGATGACGATCGCAAGCTCGGCCGGCTCATCCAGGAGTATCTCGAGCCGATGGGCTATACGATCACTCTGGCCGTGACGGGGCCGGAGGGCCTCGAACAGGCCCGCGGGGAAGCCTTCGACGCCATCCTGCTCGACGTCATGCTGCCCGGCCTCGACGGCTTCGAGCTGCTCCGCGAGCTGCGCAAGACGCACGACACGCCGGTGCTCATGCTCACGGCCCGCGGCGAGGAGGCCGACCGCATCGTGGGCCTGGAAATGGGGGCCGACGACTACCTGCCGAAGACCTTTTCCTCGCGCGAGCTGCTTGCCCGGCTGCGGGCCGTCATGCGCCGCGGCGCCCGCCGCGCGGCTGCGGAGCCCGCCGCCGAACTCGTCGTCGGGGCGCTGCGGCTGGACCTCGGCACCCGCGTCGTCGTGCTGGACGACCACCCGCTCACCCTCACGCCCGTCGAGTTCGACCTGCTCGCCGCGCTGGCCCGCACGCCCGGCCGCATCCGCACGCGCGAGCAGCTTCTCGAGGAAATTCGCGACCGGGATTACGACGTGTTCGACCGCTCGGTGGACGTCCACATTTCCGCGCTGCGCAAGAAGCTCGGGGACGACCCGCGCGATCCCCGCTTCATCCAGACCGTGCGCTCCGCTGGCTACCTCCTGCGCCGCCCGGCCTGA
- a CDS encoding HAMP domain-containing sensor histidine kinase yields MRLPLYTKILGWFLLNLLLIAVGLVIFLQAHFGFGLDALLSGRAGDQVETASHLILGELRGRTPEQWSEVLHRYDVAYGVTFTLLGPAGEWLAGGLHEFPPGVRALVGRRPGPGPGPGPREGVPPGRPMPPRTLVQTADPLRYWALLRVDLPGRRPPEPPGTLVIESMSLSAGGLFFDVRPWLAVALAAVAGSALFWFPFVRRITGAIAEMGAGATRFAEGKFAEAVPVRSRDELGALAEEINRMAARLDGYVSGQRRFLGDIAHELCAPLARMQMALGILEERAAPAQRERLGDLREEADHMSALVNELMSFSKASLGGAAPELRPVDVRRIAGRVVQREAAGGVTLEMPAELPAMAEPELLERALANLVRNALRHAGAAGPIAIHGERRGSAVTVAVRDSGPGVPPEMLAQIFDPFFRVDTSRTRETGGVGLGLAIVKTCVTSCGGTVEGRNLSPRGFEVTIRLAAPGEPR; encoded by the coding sequence ATGCGCCTCCCGCTCTACACGAAGATCCTCGGCTGGTTCCTGCTGAACCTCCTGCTCATCGCCGTCGGCCTCGTCATCTTCCTGCAGGCGCATTTCGGTTTCGGGCTCGATGCCCTCCTGTCCGGCCGAGCTGGCGATCAGGTTGAGACGGCCAGCCATTTGATCCTCGGCGAATTGCGCGGCCGCACGCCGGAACAATGGAGCGAAGTGCTGCATCGCTACGATGTCGCCTACGGGGTGACCTTCACCCTGCTCGGCCCGGCGGGTGAATGGCTCGCGGGAGGCTTGCACGAGTTTCCCCCTGGAGTGCGTGCCCTGGTGGGCCGCCGGCCCGGTCCCGGTCCCGGTCCCGGCCCGCGCGAAGGCGTCCCTCCAGGACGCCCGATGCCGCCGCGCACGCTCGTGCAAACGGCGGACCCGCTGCGCTACTGGGCGCTCCTGCGCGTGGACCTTCCGGGGCGGCGCCCGCCCGAGCCGCCGGGCACCCTTGTGATCGAGTCGATGTCGTTGAGTGCGGGCGGATTGTTCTTCGACGTGCGCCCGTGGCTGGCCGTCGCCCTGGCGGCCGTCGCGGGGTCCGCGCTGTTTTGGTTCCCGTTCGTGCGGCGGATCACCGGGGCCATTGCGGAAATGGGCGCCGGCGCCACGCGTTTCGCCGAGGGGAAATTCGCGGAGGCCGTGCCGGTGCGGTCCCGCGACGAACTCGGCGCGCTCGCCGAAGAGATCAACCGCATGGCCGCCCGGCTGGATGGCTACGTCTCGGGCCAGCGGCGGTTCCTTGGCGACATCGCCCACGAGCTGTGCGCCCCGCTAGCCCGCATGCAGATGGCGCTCGGCATCCTCGAGGAACGGGCGGCCCCCGCCCAGCGCGAGCGGCTGGGGGACCTTCGCGAGGAGGCCGACCACATGTCCGCGCTCGTGAACGAGCTGATGTCCTTCTCGAAGGCCTCGCTCGGCGGCGCCGCTCCCGAGTTGCGGCCGGTCGACGTTCGGCGCATCGCCGGGCGCGTCGTCCAGCGCGAGGCCGCCGGGGGCGTGACCCTCGAGATGCCCGCCGAGCTTCCCGCCATGGCGGAGCCCGAGCTGCTGGAGCGCGCGCTGGCAAATCTCGTGCGCAATGCCCTGCGCCACGCCGGGGCCGCCGGCCCCATCGCCATTCACGGCGAGCGCCGCGGCAGCGCCGTCACCGTCGCCGTGCGGGATTCCGGCCCCGGCGTGCCGCCCGAAATGCTCGCGCAGATCTTCGACCCGTTCTTCCGCGTGGATACCTCGCGCACCCGCGAGACCGGCGGCGTGGGCCTCGGCCTCGCCATCGTGAAAACCTGCGTCACCTCCTGCGGCGGCACCGTCGAGGGGCGCAACCTCAGCCCCCGTGGCTTCGAGGTGACCATCCGCCTCGCCGCGCCGGGCGAGCCGCGCTGA
- a CDS encoding solute carrier family 23 protein — protein MTDTPPSPLASSPMLHGLEDRVPPGPALVVSIQQVGAMLVGTITPPLILAGILHFPPEQTAYFVSMALLASALGTLLQTTRPGFLGSGLLSVTGTSFAFLPILILCVQQGGLALAFGMALAAAPIGLLLAPALPRLQRVFTPLVSGLVVLLIGLSLLPTGLPGILAPPAPGAPAWGGIAVALLVLAIIFVTQIIGRAWARIAGLLLGVAAGYLVYAALGWLHVPPGEGMAAVTIPHPFAHGLAFRWELLLPFAFLYVVSLLESLGDMTATSHLSGLETHGPGHWARMRGGILADSLTCIASAVFGAFPSTTYAQNNGVIQITGVASRRLGPLMALLLAILGFLPPVARWITAMPPAVLGALAILLFGMVAVSGLRLILLSGLDQRDALIVALTLAVGIGLPSQPDWLATLPSGVKLFVESGVTCGGFTALLLNLILPPVREPRPSSTLPPS, from the coding sequence GTGACCGATACCCCGCCGTCCCCCCTCGCCAGCTCCCCGATGCTCCATGGCCTCGAGGACCGCGTGCCGCCCGGCCCCGCGCTCGTCGTCAGCATCCAGCAGGTCGGCGCCATGCTCGTCGGCACCATCACCCCGCCGCTCATCCTCGCCGGCATCCTCCACTTCCCGCCCGAGCAAACCGCGTATTTCGTCAGCATGGCCCTGCTCGCCTCCGCGCTCGGCACGCTCTTGCAGACCACGCGCCCCGGCTTCCTCGGCTCCGGCCTCCTCAGCGTCACCGGCACCAGCTTCGCCTTCCTGCCCATCCTCATCCTGTGCGTCCAGCAGGGCGGGCTCGCCCTGGCCTTTGGCATGGCCCTCGCCGCCGCGCCCATCGGCCTGCTCCTCGCCCCCGCGCTGCCCCGGCTGCAGCGCGTATTCACCCCGCTCGTCTCCGGGCTCGTCGTCCTGCTCATCGGCCTCTCGCTCCTGCCCACCGGGCTGCCGGGAATCCTCGCGCCGCCCGCGCCCGGCGCGCCCGCCTGGGGCGGCATCGCCGTCGCCCTCCTCGTCCTCGCCATCATCTTCGTCACCCAGATCATCGGGCGCGCCTGGGCCCGCATCGCCGGGCTGCTGCTGGGCGTCGCGGCCGGCTACCTCGTCTATGCCGCCCTCGGCTGGCTGCACGTCCCGCCGGGCGAGGGGATGGCCGCCGTCACCATCCCGCACCCCTTCGCCCACGGCCTTGCCTTTCGCTGGGAACTCCTCCTGCCCTTCGCCTTTCTTTACGTCGTCTCCCTGCTGGAATCCCTCGGCGACATGACCGCCACCTCCCACCTCTCTGGCCTCGAGACCCACGGGCCGGGCCACTGGGCCCGCATGCGCGGCGGCATCCTCGCCGACAGCCTCACCTGCATCGCCTCCGCCGTCTTCGGCGCCTTCCCCAGCACCACCTACGCGCAGAACAACGGCGTCATCCAGATCACCGGCGTCGCCAGCCGCCGCCTCGGCCCCCTCATGGCCCTGCTGCTTGCCATCCTCGGGTTCCTCCCGCCCGTCGCCCGATGGATCACCGCCATGCCGCCCGCCGTGCTCGGCGCGCTCGCCATCCTCCTCTTCGGGATGGTCGCCGTCTCCGGCCTGCGCCTCATCCTCCTCTCGGGCCTCGACCAGCGCGACGCCCTCATCGTCGCGCTCACCCTCGCTGTCGGCATCGGCCTGCCCAGCCAGCCCGACTGGCTCGCCACGCTGCCCTCCGGCGTGAAGCTCTTCGTGGAATCCGGCGTCACCTGCGGCGGCTTCACCGCCCTGCTGCTGAACCTCATCCTCCCCCCGGTCCGCGAGCCCCGCCCCAGCTCCACCCTGCCGCCCAGCTAG
- a CDS encoding VOC family protein yields MSRTIISHFATKDVPRARAFYTALGFPVDEEMSGETHVCIVLSDTIKVMFSAEATFATYSPKAVCDTSKYLEVLNCLTCASRTEVDELIAKALAAGGTTFEEAEDHGFMYAHSFIDPDGHGWNLIHMAEAS; encoded by the coding sequence ATGAGCCGCACCATCATCAGCCATTTCGCCACCAAGGACGTGCCACGGGCCCGCGCCTTTTACACCGCCCTCGGATTCCCCGTGGACGAGGAGATGAGCGGGGAGACGCATGTGTGCATCGTCCTGAGCGACACCATCAAGGTGATGTTCTCGGCGGAGGCCACGTTTGCGACGTATTCGCCGAAGGCGGTCTGCGACACCTCGAAATACCTCGAGGTGCTGAACTGCCTCACCTGCGCCAGCCGGACCGAGGTGGACGAACTGATCGCGAAAGCCCTGGCGGCCGGGGGCACGACCTTCGAGGAGGCGGAGGACCATGGCTTCATGTATGCCCACAGCTTCATCGATCCCGACGGCCACGGCTGGAACCTCATCCACATGGCGGAGGCGAGTTAG
- a CDS encoding helix-turn-helix domain-containing protein has translation MEPAEISAPPGDFLKTELEKRGWSQLDLASILNRPVAAINEVIKGKRAITPEMAIALAAAFGIPAEEWMARESAFRLSLVRSQDSDTGRKAKLYEIAPVKEMEKRGWIPFTDTLAETEAAVCRFFGVSDLNDIVAPRAFARQTQRALEFTGAQTAWLRRALQFAEILNVRSFDHSRFVAALPEIRQAASSLESIGAVPRLLAELGVRLVIVEALPKSRIDGAMFWLEKSEPVIVLTLRYDRIDWFWHTLAHELFHIVNNDHESIDSNLVGETKNQFLDEMEDRADRQGSAWLIDNEKLESFIIRTKPFYSKVKIVQFAKRLGVHPGIVNGQLQHRREVGWHANREMLVKVKDILTTVALTDGWGKTVKLKSDEL, from the coding sequence ATGGAACCCGCCGAAATATCCGCTCCCCCAGGGGATTTTTTGAAGACTGAACTCGAAAAGCGAGGATGGTCTCAATTGGATCTTGCATCAATTCTCAATCGACCAGTCGCTGCAATCAACGAGGTCATCAAAGGGAAACGTGCAATTACTCCTGAAATGGCAATCGCGCTTGCAGCTGCGTTTGGTATCCCCGCCGAAGAGTGGATGGCTCGTGAATCGGCCTTTCGCCTTAGCCTAGTTCGCAGCCAAGATTCGGATACTGGAAGGAAAGCGAAGCTGTATGAAATCGCGCCGGTCAAGGAGATGGAAAAAAGGGGATGGATCCCTTTCACCGACACCTTGGCTGAAACTGAAGCGGCTGTATGCCGTTTTTTTGGCGTTTCCGATCTGAACGACATCGTTGCGCCTCGCGCCTTCGCGAGGCAGACGCAGCGCGCGCTTGAATTTACTGGCGCGCAGACCGCATGGCTGCGGCGAGCGTTGCAGTTTGCGGAAATCCTGAATGTCCGCTCTTTTGACCATTCCAGATTTGTCGCGGCCTTACCCGAAATTCGACAGGCCGCAAGCTCCCTCGAATCGATAGGCGCAGTTCCTAGACTTCTCGCCGAGCTAGGCGTGCGGCTGGTAATCGTTGAAGCACTGCCAAAGTCGAGAATCGACGGGGCAATGTTTTGGTTGGAAAAATCGGAACCAGTGATCGTCCTAACGCTTAGATATGACCGGATCGATTGGTTCTGGCACACCCTTGCGCACGAACTCTTTCATATCGTGAATAACGACCATGAGTCCATTGATTCAAATCTCGTCGGCGAAACGAAGAATCAATTTCTGGATGAGATGGAAGATCGTGCTGATAGGCAGGGGTCCGCGTGGCTTATCGATAACGAGAAGCTTGAATCCTTCATCATTCGAACGAAGCCTTTTTATTCTAAAGTTAAAATCGTTCAGTTCGCAAAGCGGCTTGGAGTTCACCCTGGAATTGTAAACGGACAGCTGCAACATCGCCGTGAGGTTGGGTGGCACGCAAACCGCGAGATGTTAGTTAAAGTTAAAGATATACTCACAACCGTCGCCTTAACCGATGGCTGGGGAAAAACCGTCAAACTAAAGAGCGATGAGCTATAA